One region of Quercus lobata isolate SW786 chromosome 2, ValleyOak3.0 Primary Assembly, whole genome shotgun sequence genomic DNA includes:
- the LOC115977242 gene encoding reticulon-like protein B21: MEVGRRRSVVPGSVWESRMKVDEVKGGIKVFNGEESAPDEESGASTPTASNGTITKPKRSPNGGVVASSGKRKTWKSESSFEGFDKSPIQVSKRKSEELSVSAEGMKKSPVQSVRKLRSESSKELGEKSPIPTRKPRSEHSLVKGVKAGESGEGTEKKSGPLRKVKSELVSGNGIETSSSSSELRKVKSEVSEVVEESGKGIDEGSVAETEKSPVDETVEAEAEAEAEAKAEAGSDETCKEFGVCEEKVITDRSVVNYAPIPKVEVVNNEEKEDDGLDVVDGEDEYDDVDDADEEELVEEIEIDVKKINVPEEPKKIVSVNEEKKLHQVNRQPIISVKQPLPEPKKIVNVNEEKKLHQVNRQPTVSVKQTPPLEKHCTTYQSLSKPISRNQNYSKPTPRYQNLSKPTPRNQNVSKPTSSSYESHSKLQSFVDLVMWKEVPRSALVVLIGSFMILSSSYTKDVNLSFVSVISYLGLVYLAAIFIYRSLIFRGAMDINDSNYVLGEEEAMWLLRLVLPYVNELLLKLRALFSGDPSTTMKLAVLLFVLARCGSCITIWTVVKLGFLGVFTVPKLCSLYSAQLTAIARFWLGRFHDIWDSCSHKKAVAAATVFLILNLSSAVARIWEVFMLYVAFRCYQQSSITDEWVEDEAGSEEK, from the exons ATGGAAGTGGGTAGAAGAAGAAGTGTGGTGCCCGGGTCTGTGTGGGAAAGCAGAATGAAGGTAGATGAAGTGAAAGGTGGGATTAAGGTGTTCAATGGAGAAGAAAGCGCTCCTGATGAAGAAAGTGGGGCCTCTACTCCTACTGCTAGTAATGGGACAATTACAAAGCCAAAAAGAAGTCCAAATGGTGGTGTTGTAGCAAGTAGTGGAAAGAGGAAGACTTGGAAATCAGAGAGCAGCTTTGAGGGGTTTGACAAAAGCCCAATTCAGGTTAGTAAAAGAAAATCTGAGGAACTCAGTGTTTCTGCTGAGGGAATGAAGAAGAGCCCAGTTCAGAGTGTTAGGAAGTTGAGATCTGAGTCAAGCAAGGAGCTTGGTGAGAAGAGCCCAATTCCGACGAGGAAGCCAAGATCTGAGCATTCACTAGTCAAGGGGGTTAAAGCTGGTGAATCTGGTGAGGGAACTGAGAAAAAGTCTGGGCCTTTGAGGAAGGTGAAATCAGAATTGGTTAGTGGTAATGGAATTGAGACTAGTTCAAGCTCAAGTGAGTTGAGGAAGGTAAAGTCGGAGGTGAGTGAAGTTGTGGAGGAGTCAGGGAAGGGAATTGATGAAGGGTCTGTTGCAGAAACTGAGAAAAGCCCAGTTGATGAAACTGTAGAGGCTGAGGCTGAGGCTGAGGCTGAGGCTAAAGCTGAAGCTGGATCTGATGAAACTTGCAAGGAGTTTGGTGTTTGTGAAGAAAAGGTTATAACAGATAGGAGTGTGGTGAATTATGCTCCAATTCCAAAAGTGGAGGTGGTGAACAATGAAGAGAAGGAGGATGATGGTCTTGATGTTGTTGATGGAGAAGATGAAtatgatgatgttgatgatgcTGATGAAGAAGAATTGGTTGAGGAAATTGAAATTGATGTTAAGAAAATTAATGTTCCAGAAGAACCTAAGAAGATTGTCAGTGTCAATGAAGAGAAAAAGCTTCATCAAGTTAATAGACAACCTATAATCAGTGTGAAACAGCCTCTTCCAGAACCCAAGAAGATTGTCAATGTCAATGAAGAGAAAAAGCTTCATCAAGTTAATAGACAACCTACGGTCAGTGTGAAACAGACTCCTCCACTTGAGAAACATTGTACTACGTACCAAAGTCTATCAAAACCTATTTCAAGGAACCAGAATTACTCAAAACCTACTCCAAGATACCAGAATCTCTCAAAACCAACTCCAAGAAACCAAAATGTCTCAAAACCCACCTCAA GTTCATATGAATCCCATAGCAAATTACAAAGTTTTG TGGATTTGGTAATGTGGAAAGAAGTCCCAAGATCAGCACTTGTAGTGCTAATTGGATCATTTATGATACTCTCATCTTCCTATACAAAAGATGTTAATCTCAG CTTTGTATCAGTGATTTCCTATCTGGGTCTTGTTTATCTTGCTGCCATTTTCATCTATAGATCCCTCATCTTCAG GGGAGCTATGGATATAAATGATTCAAACTATGTGCTAGGGGAAGAAGAAGCAATGTGGTTACTAAGATTGGTTCTTCCGTACGTGAATGAGTTGCTGTTAAAACTCAGAGCCCTTTTTTCTGGAGATCCTTCTACTACAATGAAG CTGGCAGTACTGCTCTTTGTTTTGGCAAGGTGTGGCAGCTGCATAACCATTTGGACCGTGGTTAAATTGG GTTTTTTGGGAGTTTTCACAGTACCAAAACTCTGCTCATTGTACTCTGCACAGTTAACTGCAATTG CAAGATTTTGGCTAGGGCGTTTCCATGACATCTGGGACTCCTGCTCTCACAAGAAAGCTGTGGCCGCTGCCACtgtttttctcattttgaaCCTCTCATCAGCTGTTGCACGCATTTGGGAAG TGTTCATGTTGTATGTGGCTTTCCGTTGCTATCAGCAATCTTCAATTACAGATGAATGGGTGGAAGATGAAGCAGGAAGtgaagaaaaatga
- the LOC115977243 gene encoding formin-like protein 13 isoform X4 — MGCLRSASEFTAECELVKIDINCHIQGDVVVECVCLNDDMEREEMMFRVTFNTAFIRSNILIVNRDEIDILWNAKDQFPKDFRAEILFSEMDAAASIVLGDVSCFEEEGLPMEAFAKVQEIFNYVDWLDPKADAALNVLQQELSPRKLWQKKKPTVFENRDNSSLSSSLDIQSLKVAEPHDIQIALQLPSQSDIMFQGMPQSSKSTTVSCKSVQGTPVTPTFGIECQLHDCALSEGAKVTQPAPVPPTVPEPPLAVSHAPESVDTKSVSIAPKTSPPAPPPPPLLTDCSTKTLPSPSPPPPLPPHQLSEPTHSSLTNDIYYKDHSSMVSPPVSVRPPPPPPPPPPHTGQTSGPLISNNNPLVNPPLAPIVTSITRPPPTPPPPPPPTPPLKENIAVRAGHPPPPTPPPPPPPTPPLKENIAVRAGHPLPPTPPPPPPPTPHLKENIAVRAGHPPPPPPPPPHSGQAAGPRIPSSVPPPPPAPIYSSKHSDPASVKSSPVPSVPPPPAPSVKGVPGSLSLGSIGNSSPNGGKGRIISRTISSKSNQAKKLRPLHWMKLTRAMSGSLWAEAQKSGDAAKAPEIDMSELENLFSAAVPTSDHGRKSKSGSAGPKSDKVQLIDHRRAYNCEIMLSKVKVPLHDLMSSVLALEDSALDVDQVENLIKFCPTKEEMELLKGYTGEKEKLGKCEQFFLELMQVPRVESKLRVFSFKIQFHSQVSDLRSSLSAVYSAAEEIKGSVKLKRIMQTVLSLGNALNQGTARGSAIGFRLDSLLKLTDTRAQNKKTTLMHYLCKVLADKLPEVLDFSKDLASLEAASKIQMRILAEEMQAISKGLEKVVQELSTSEIDGPVSENFRKILKEFLLSAEAEVRSLASLYSGVGRNVDAMIIYFGEDPSRCPFEQVISTLRNFVRMFNQAHVENCRQLELETKKAAESEKLKMDASHKESKRHLQTPIHTGNVK, encoded by the exons GCAGAATGCGAATTGGTTAAAATAGACATCAATTGCCATATTCAAGGTGATGTTGTGGTTGAGTGTGTTTGTTTGAATGATGACATGGAACGTGAAGAGATGATGTTCCGTGTCACATTTAACACAGCTTTTATTAGGTCTAATATATTGATCGTAAACCGGGATGAAATTGACATATTGTGGAATGCTAAGGATCAATTTCCTAAGGACTTCAGAGCAGAG ATTCTTTTCTCAGAGATGGATGCTGCTGCTTCCATTGTTCTGGGTGATGTCTCGTGCTTTGAGGAGGAGGGCCTTCCCATGGAGGCATTTGCAAAAGTTCAAGAGATCTTCAATTATGTGGACTGGTTAGATCCTAAGGCCGATGCAGCGCTAAATGTGCTCCAGCAGGAGCTAAGTCCTAGAAAGCTCTGGCAGAAAAAGAAGCCCACGGTTTTTGAAAATAGGGATAATAGCTCCTTATCGTCATCCCTGGATATTCAGTCCCTTAAGGTGGCTGAGCCCCATGACATTCAGATTGCACTTCAATTGCCCTCTCAATCTGACATCATGTTCCAAGGGATGCCTCAATCTTCTAAGTCAACCACAGTCTCCTGTAAATCTGTGCAAGGTACACCTGTAACCCCAACTTTTGGTATTGAATGTCAGTTACATGACTGTGCCTTATCTGAAGGTGCCAAAGTCACTCAACCTGCACCTGTTCCTCCAACTGTTCCAGAGCCCCCATTGGCAGTTTCACATGCCCCTGAATCTGTTGATACCAAAAGTGTTTCAATTGCACCCAAAACATCTCCACCTGCTCCCCCACCACCACCTCTCTTGACTGATTGTTCTACGAAaactcttccttctccttccccACCTCCTCCATTGCCACCTCATCAACTTTCAGAACCTACGCATTCTTCACTTACCAATGATATTTATTATAAAGATCATTCATCAATGGTTAGCCCACCAGTTAGTGTTAggccacctccacctccaccaccacccccTCCTCATACTGGGCAAACTTCAGGTCCTTTAATCTCCAACAATAATCCATTAGTTAATCCTCCTTTAGCTCCTATAGTTACTTCAATAACTAGGCCACCTCCAactccaccaccacctcctccaCCAACGCCTCCTTTGAAGGAGAATATAGCTGTTAGAGCTGGACATCCTCCACCTCCaactcctccaccacctcctcctcCAACACCTCCTTTGAAGGAGAATATAGCTGTTAGAGCTGGACATCCTCTGCCTCCaactcctccaccacctcctcctcCAACACCTCATTTGAAGGAGAATATAGCTGTTAGAGCTGGAcatcctccacctccacctcctccCCCCCCTCATTCAGGGCAGGCTGCTGGTCCTAGAATTCCATCTTCAGTGCCACCACCTCCTCCTGCCCCCATATATTCATCCAAGCACTCTGACCCTGCATCAGTGAAATCCTCACCTGTTCCATCTGTGCCCCCTCCTCCAGCTCCCTCTGTTAAAGGAGTGCCAGGTTCGCTTTCTCTAGGTAGTATTGGGAATAGTTCTCCCAATGGTGGAAAGGGTCGAATTATTTCACGTACAATAAGTTCAAAGAGTAATCAAGCCAAAAAACTGAGGCCATTGCATTGGATGAAATTAACAAGAGCAATGTCAGGAAGTCTATGGGCTGAGGCACAAAAATCTGGTGATGCTGCCAA GGCTCCAGAGATTGACATGTCAGAGCTCGAGAATCTTTTCTCAGCAGCAGTTCCAACGTCAGATCATGGCAGGAAGTCTAAGAGTGGCTCAGCGGGGCCAAAATCAGATAAAGTGCAACTG ATTGACCACAGGCGGGCATATAACTGTGAAATCATGCTTTCAAAGGTGAAAGTGCCATTGCATGACTTAATG AGTTCAGTGCTTGCCCTGGAAGATTCAGCTTTAGATGTGGATCAGGTCGAGAATCTCATAAAGTTCTGTCCAACAAAAGAGGAGATGGAACTACTTAAG GGCTACACGGGAGAAAAGGAAAAGTTAGGGAAATGTGAACAG TTCTTCTTAGAGTTAATGCAAGTACCACGTGTAGAAAGTAAGCTCAGAGTTTTTTCATTCAAGATACAGTTCCATTCCCAG GTTTCTGACCTCAGAAGCAGCCTTAGTGCTGTCTACTCTGCTGCAGAAGAG ATCAAGGGTTCTGTCAAACTGAAGAGAATTATGCAGACAGTTCTTTCATTAGGAAATGCTTTGAACCAGGGAACTGCTAGGG gatCTGCCATTGGGTTTAGGTTGGATAGCCTTCTTAAACTTACAGATACACGTGCACAGAACAAGAAGACTACTCTCATGCATTATCTTTGTAAG GTGCTTGCTGATAAATTGCCTGAAGTTCTAGATTTTTCCAAGGACCTTGCTAGCTTAGAGGCTGCATCAAAG ATACAAATGAGAATTTTGGCAGAGGAAATGCAAGCTATAAGCAAAGGATTGGAGAAAGTTGTACAGGAACTGTCCACCTCTGAAATTGATGGTCCTGTATCCGAAAATTTCCGTAAG ATTTTAAAGGAGTTCCTTCTTTCCGCTGAAGCTGAAGTGAGGTCTTTGGCTTCATTGTATTCTGGCGTG GGTAGAAATGTGGATGCAATGATCATTTATTTTGGAGAAGATCCATCTCGCTGCCCCTTTGAACAAG TTATTTCAACTCTGCGCAACTTTGTGAGAATGTTCAACCAAGCCCATGTAGAAAACTGCAGGCAGCTTGAGCTTGAAACAAAGAAAGCAGCAGAAAGTGAAAAATTAAAGATGGACGCTTCACATAAGGAGTCCAAACGGCATTTACAAACTCCAATACACACTGGGAATGTTAAATGA